A window of the Lactuca sativa cultivar Salinas chromosome 5, Lsat_Salinas_v11, whole genome shotgun sequence genome harbors these coding sequences:
- the LOC128126069 gene encoding uncharacterized protein LOC128126069, which translates to MSKGNKYILVAVDYVSKWAEAQALPTNDGRAVVRFLKKLFSRFGVPKALISDRGTHFANDQLEKVLRKYGVTHKFSTSYHPQTNRQTEVTNRAFKRILERSVGSNQKEWSDKLDDALWAFQTAFNTLIGTTPYRLVYGKQCHLSVEIEYKAFWALKLCNFNMAELKNNRLMQMNALEELRNDAYTSSLIYKEKTKSWHDKRIKDTKEFHEGQKVLLFNSRLKLFSGKLKLRWDGPFIVKKVFPHGAIELFSKDGTPFKVNGHRVKRYEEGIPRNDGVEEGLLLGGNAAT; encoded by the coding sequence atgtccaaAGGCAACAAGTACATTTTAGTGGCGGTAGATTATGTATCCAAGTGGGCAGAGGCACAAGCTTTGCCAACTAATGATGGTCGGGCGGTGGTGCGGTTTTTGAAGAAACTATTTTCGAGATTTGGGGTCCCAAAAGCTCTTATTAGTGACCGAGGCACTCATTTTGCCAATGATCAACTAGAGAAGGTGCtaaggaaatatggggtaaccCATAAATTTTCTAcatcctaccatccacaaactaatAGACAAACCGAAGTGACTAATAGAGCTTTTAAGAGGATCTTGGAGAGATCAGTGGGAAGCAATCAGAAAGAATGGTCGGACAAGCTAGATGATGCACTATGGGCCTTCCAAACAGCTTTCAATACACttattggtactacaccatataggctagtttatggaaagcaatgccATTTATCGGTGGAGATCGAGTATAAAGCTTTTTGGGCTTTAAAATTGTGCAACTTCAACATGGCGGAGCTCAAGAACAACCGGCtaatgcaaatgaatgctcttgagGAACTTAGGAATGATGCCTACACTAGCTCTCTAATTTATAAAGAGAAAACCAAGAGTTGGCATGATAAGAGGATCAAGGACACTAAAGAGTTTCATGAAGGGCAAAAGGTGTTGCTTTTTAATTCAAGACTCAAACTTTTCTCGGGCAAACTCAAGTTAAGATGGGATGGTCCTTTTATAGTGAAGAAGGTGTTTCCACACGGTGCTATAGAGTTATTTTCAAAAGATGGTACCCCTTTCAAGGTCAATGGACATAGAGTCAAAAGGTATGAAGAAGGAATCCCAAGAAATGACGGCGTGGAAGAAGGGCTGTTGCTAGGAGGAAATGCAGCAACGTAG